The genomic window CATAAGCTCCGAGGGGCATACCACCACCTAATATCTTCCCCATACAGGTAATGTCTGGGTCTCTGCCAAAGAGCTCCTGTGCACCACCCTTTGAAAGCCTAAAGTTTGTTATCACTTCGTCGCATATGACTAAGGCACCGTATTCCCTTGTTATCTCTCTTATTTTCTCTAAGAAGCCCGGCTTTGGCAGAACCACCCCCATATTGCCTGCTACAGGCTCTACAATTACACAGGCTATGTCCTCTCCATATTTTCTGAAGACCTCCTCAAGGGCTTGTGGGTCATTGTAAGGAATTACGAGGGTGAGGCTTGCTATCTCTTCTGGAACTCCTGGCGTCCCCGGTATACCAAGGGTGGCAATACCAGAGCCAGCACTCACCAAAAGGCTATCTCCATGTCCATGATAGCATCCATCAAATTTCACCACGTATTTTCTTCCCGTATATCCTCGTGCTAACCTTATGGCGGACATGGTAGCCTCTGTGCCAGAGGAAACAAATCTAACCATTTCCACCGAAGGCATTGCAGACACCACAAGCTCCGCAAGGGTTATCTCATGCTCGTTGGTTAGTCCATAAGAGAGACCTTTCTTAGCTTGCTCATACACTGCTTCCACCACTTTGGGATGGGAATGCCCAAGTATAAGAGGACCCCAAGACATGAGAAAGTCAATGTATTCTTTGCCCTCCACATCCCAAAGCCTTGAGCCTTGAGCCCTTGAGACTATTATAGGCTCTCCACCTACAGCCTTAAAAGCTCTAACAGGAGAGCTAACACCCCCTGGCATAAGTGCCTTTGCCTTTTCAAAGAGCTCAATGTTCCTCATTTAGACCCTCCACATCTTCTGGGTAGGAATAAACCTCAAAGCCATACTCCTTTGCAAGGTTCATCGCCTTTGAGTCCACCATAGGGGATATAATCAAGACCCTATCTACCTCTTTGCCTTCTCTCTTTTTGTAAAACTCCACTTTTCTTTTCAAAACAAACACATCAGGCTTACTAATTGAAGACTTTATCTCCGCAATAAGGGTTTTACCATCCCTTATTATCAGGTCAAGCTCCACTTGGTCTGGTCTTCCAAAGACTTCTCCCTCTTGGTCGTAAGCTAAATACCTTTCCACCTTCACAGGAAAGTCTTCTTCAAGTATGCCTTTTATAGCCTCTCTAAAGGAGCTTTCCGCTCTTAGACCCCACCTTGCACCCAATGCTCCTATGCCTGTGTCGTATTTCCTATGGAGTTTCTTAATCTCTTCCATTAGCTCTCTGTTTATTTTCTGTTGCTCTTCCCATCTTCTTTGTTGCTCTTCCCATCTTCTGTTTTGTTCTTCCCATAGTTTCCTTTGCTCCTCCCATCTTCTATTTTGTTCTTCCCATCTTTTATTCTGCTCTTCCCATCTTCTTTCTTGCTCTTCCCATCTTCTGTTCTGCTCTTCCCATCTTCTATTTTGCTCTTCCCATCTCTTGTTCTGTTCTTGCCAGAGAGCGCTTTGTTCTTGCCATCTTCTTTCCTGCTCTTCTCTGAGTCTCACAAGCTCATCGCCTATTTTTACCAATTGTCTGTATAGCTTCTCTATATTGTCTTCTGTTTTTTCCCTGTCCGCAAAGTAAGTGGAAAGCTCCTTAACTACGTATTCTCTGAGCTCGGGTTCTTGCAAAACCTTTCTCAAAAACCTTTTCGCCTTCTCTACAAAAACTCTTTTTGCCATGGCAAGACTTATATTATATTATCTTTACTTTTAGATTCCTCCGGAGGTAGCAAGATGGCAAGTGTGCTTGGACTAAAGTGCAGAGAATGCGGAAGGGAGTACAGCTTAGAACCCATTCATGTGTGTGAGTATTGCTTTGGTCCCCTTGAGGTGGTTTATGACTACGATGAGATAAAGAAAAAGGTCAGCAGGGAAAAGATACAGGAGGGTCCAAAAAGCCTATGGAGGTACATTGACCTTCTGCCGGTAGAAGAGCCAAGGGTTGGTCTAAATGCAGGTTTTACGCCTCTCAAAAAGGCTGAAAACCTTGGTAAGATGCTTGGGCTTGAAAACCTCTACATAAAGGACGATTCTGTGAACCATCCCACGCTCTCTTTCAAAGACAGAGTGGTCTCCGTTGCCATATCAAAGGCAATAGAGTTTGGTTTTGACACCGCTGCGTGTGCTTCTACAGGAAACCTTGCAAACTCTGTGGCAAGCCACTCCGCTCAAGCTGGTCTTAATTGTTTTGTTTTCATACCTGCCAACCTTGAGTCCCAGAAGATATACGGAAGTCTTGTTTTTGCTCCCACGGTGGTGGCAGTGGAGGGCACGTATGACGACGTAAACAGACTTTGCTCTGAAATTGCCAATGAGCTCCAATGGGCTTTTGTAAACATAAACATAAGACCCTTTTACGCGGAGGGTTCAAAAACCCTTGCCTTTGAGGTTGTAGAACAGCTTGGATGGAGAGCTCCAGACGCAGTGGTAGCCCCAGCAGCTTCTGGGTCCCTAATTACCAAGATATGGAAGGGTCTAAAAGAGCTCGTAAGGGTTGGTCTGATAGAGGAGATGAATACAAGGGTTTACGGTGCACAAGCGGAAGGGTGCTCTCCAATAGCTCAAGCGTGGAAAGAAGGAAGAGACTTTATAAAGCCTGTAAGACCCAATACCATAGCCAAGTCCATAGCCATAGGAAATCCAGCGGACGGCATATACGCCCTGCAGGTTACCAAGGAAAGCAGAGGAGACTGGGAAACTGCTACCGATGAGGAGATAATAGAAGGCATTAAGCTCCTTGCGGAGACAGAAGGTATATTCACAGAAACCGCAGGCGGGACAACCATAGCGGTCCTTAAGAAACTGGCACAAAAGGGTGCTTTTAGAAGGGACGAGGTGGTAGTAGCCTACATAACAGGCAATGGCTACAAGACTATGGAAGTCCTTGACAATCATCTAAAAGAGACTATACATATAAAACCAAGCCTTGCGGACTTTAAGGAGAAAATACTGGCTCGTGTTTAAATACCTTGCCCATATCCTCTTTCTCCTCCCCCTTTTTTTTCTAATTTCCTGTTCTCAGGAGACTTTGCCTAAAATACAGGTAAGGACTCTTGAAGGTAAGGAGGTGTATCTCTCGGACTACAAAGGGCAAAAAATCCTCATTTACGTGTGGAGTAGAACTTGTGTGGGACACAGCGAGCATCTAAGGAAGTTAAACGACCTACAAGAAAAGAAGAAAGACCACCTTATCATCTCCTATGCGGTGGCTATGGAGCCTGAGGATGTAATAAAAAGCTATCAAGAGTTAGATATAAAACCCAGATTTCTCACTCTCGTGGATACAGAGGTAAGGTTTAACGATTATTTTCCCATTACCTTTCTGCCGTCCACTTACATATTTGACGAGAAGGGTAGGTTCGTAAGTAGCCATCCCGGTCTATATATCCCATAAAAGTCCAAGCCATGCTATAATCCTTTTTCTATGAAGGACATAGGACAATACAACCATAAGGCAATAGAGTCCAATCACTCAAAGAGGTGGATAGAGAAGGCTCTTTATTCTGTAGAAAACCCTTCTTTTCAAAATAGGTTTTCTGTAGTTATACCTCCACCTAATGTGACAGGTTCTTTGCATATGGGACATGCCTTAAATGCCACTTTGCAGGATATAGTTTGTAGATGGCAGAGGATGCTTGGCAAGGATGTGGTCTGGGTGCCAGGCTTTGACCATGCGGGTATTGCGACCCAGTATGTGGTGGACAAACGTCTTCAAGAAGAAGGACTAAGCAGGTTAGAGCTCGGTAGAGAAGAATTTCTCAAAAAAGTCTGGGAATGGGTTCCTATATCAAGAAACGCTATAAGACAACAGCTTGAAAAGCTCGGTGTTAGTGTAGATTGGAAGAGGGAGAGGTTTACCCTTGACGAAGGCTTTTCAAGAGCGGTCAGGCACGCCTTTAGAAGGTTATACGAAGAGGGTCTCATATACCGTGCGGAGTACATGGTAAGCTGGTGTCCAAAAGACCTAACCGCCCTTTCTGACCTTGAGGTGGAACACGAAGAAGAAGAGGGAAAGCTCTACTACATACGCTACCCTCTTGAGGACGGTTCAGGCTACATAACCGTTGCTACCACAAGACCAGAAACCATGCTCGGAGACACTGCGGTTGCGGTCCATCCTCAAGACGAAAGGTATAAGAACCTTGTAGGTAAGAAGGTTAGACTTCCCCTTGTGGATTGGAAAAGGATAGCTATGGATGGCTCAGAGGTGGAAAACCTTATCCCCATTATAGCGGATGAAAGGGTAAAGCCTGAGTTTGGAACGGGAGCGGTAAAGATAACACCCGCACATGACCCTCTGGACTTTGAAATAGGAAAGTCTCACGGTCTTGCCTTTGTGCAGGTAATGGACCAGTTTGCCAATATGAACCAAAATGCGGGCAAGTTTGCAGGGCTTGACAGATATAGTGCGAGGAAAAGGATAGTGGAGGAGCTTGAAGAACTTGGACTTCTTGAGAAGGTGGAAAATCATAGACATGCGGTTGGTAAATGTTATCGCTGTAAAACTGTTCTTGAGCCTATGGTTTCTACCCAATGGTTTCTAAAGGTCTCGGACCCCAGAATAAAAGAAAGGGCTACACAGGTAGTCAAAGAAGGTCTCATAAAATTTGTCCCAGAAAATTGGAAAAAGATATACCTCCAGTGGATGGAAAACCTCAAAGACTGGTGCATATCCCGTCAAATATGGTGGGGACATAGAATACCCGTATGGTATTGTGAGGACTGCGGGCACGAAAACGTGTTTACCGACGAAGACTTTGACAGGGTCTATGACAAACTCATCTTTAACCTCATAGCGGACCGCAAAATAAAGGAGGAATTTACTCCAGAAGAAGTAGCCAGTATACTCCACTCTCCCTCCTTTGTCCATCCAGAGCTCACCGTGTTGGACTTTTACAAGAAGTTTGCCTTTCATAAATATCACTCTACCGAAGTGGATGCTAATTCTCTAAGGCTCTTTTTCACCCAAGACCTAAACCCCATGGCTATTCTCACAGAAAAGAAGAGCAGATACAGGTATGACAGCAAGAAGAAAACCTACAGGTTTGTTTTGCGTTGTAAAAAGTGCGGTTCTGAAAATCTAAGGCAAGAAACAGACGTGCTTGATACATGGTTTTCCTCTGCCCTTTGGCCCTTTGGTGTCTTTGGCTGGCCCGAGGAGACACAAGACCTCAAGGGACTATACCCCACAGACCTCTTGGTAACAGGCTTTGACATTATCTTTTTCTGGGTTGCCCGTATGGTGATGATGGGCACTTACTTTATGGAGGATATTCCTTTCAGGGATGTATACATACATGCTCTTATAAGGGATGAAAAGGGACAGAAAATGTCCAAGACCAAGGGTAATGTGATAGACCCTCTTGATATTGTGGAGAAGTATGGTGCGGACGCACTGCGTTTTACCTTGGCTATTCTTACACAGCAGGGAAGGGATATAAGGCTCTCTGAAAAGCGTTTTGAAGGTTATAAGCACTTTGCCAACAAGCTGTGGAACGCAGGCAGGTTTATACTTATGAACCTTGAGCCAGACCTACTTACAAAGCTACCCTACTGTGCACCACCAAGGGTAGAAGACCTCTGGATAATTACAAAGTTAAATAGGACCATAGAAAAGGTAAACAAAGCCCTTTCAGAATACGAATTCTCAGAAGCTGCAAAAGAGCTATATGAGTTTATATGGAGCGAGTTTTGTGATTGGTATATAGAGTTTTCAAAGCTCAGGCTATACGCCAAACCAGAGGAGAATGTGTCAGAAGAAGAGAGAAAGGCACAAGAAGAAGCCATAAACAGAGAAAAAATAACCGTTCAGGCAACCTTACTAAACGTATTTGAAAAGACCCTTAGGCTTTTGCATCCCTTTATGCCCTTTATAACAGAGGAACTATGGCTTGAGCTTCCCACAGCCCACAGGGAAAGCATATCTTTGGCAGATTATCCCCAGCATAACCCCTCAGAGGTCTACGAAGAGGCGGAAAAGAAGGTAGAAAGGCTAAAGGAAATTATCTCTGCCATACGCTCCCTCAGAAGCGACTTAAGAATTGAACCTTCACGGAAGATAAGGCTCTACTACAAGGCAGGAGAAAGCAAGGGGCTTGTGCAGGAGTTTATGCCCCACATCTTGAGCCTTGCAAGATTAGAGAGTTTTCAAGAGGTGCAAACAGAACCACCCAACTGTGTAGCAGGCTTTTCAAGAGATTTTGAGTTTTATCTCCCCGTAGAGGAGGGTATAAAGGTTCAAGAGCTACTAAACTCCTATTCAAAAAGGCTCTCGGAAATAGAAAAGTCTTTGCAAGGCTTTCAGCAAAAGCTAAGCAACGAAAACTTCTTAAGGAGAGCCCCAGAAGAAGAAATTAACAAAGCCAAAGAATTCCTTGAAGAGCTCCGAGAGGAAAAGCAGAAGGTGGAGAGCCTACTTTCTTTTCTAAGGCGTTTGGTGTGATAGGATGTTTATACGCACATGAATACTATCTAACTGAAAAGGGACTTAGTGCTTTGGAATAGTTATGCTCTAAAAACACCGCTGAGAAGTCTCCACTCTCTTAACGCTTTAGTTCATGGAGCTCACGCGCCGCTGCGTAAAGCACTGCGGTGGCCACCACTTCAGAGCCTACCTTTGCGGTGCCTTTCATTTTAGATAGGCTTTTCTTTAGGGATATAACCTCAAGCTCCAGCAGGAGCTGGTCACCAGGATAAACCGGTCTCTTGAACCTTGCTTCATCTATACCTGCAAACACTATGGCATACTTTCCTATTTCAAGTCCAAGGGATTTTATCATAAGAATACCACCCACCTGTGCCATGGCTTCAAGAATATAAACACCCGGCATGAGAGGAAAGTTAGGAAAGTGTCCCTGAAACACAGGCTCATTCACAGACACATTTTTGATCCCCACTATTCTCTTGCCCACCTCCATCTCAACAATCCTATCCACAAGGAGTATAGGGTATCTGTGCGGTAAGATTTCCATTATTTCTCTCGTGTTCAGCATAGCTAAAGATTATAAGCCAAATTTTCATAAAATTTTAATCCTTAGTGGTGTATACTTTTGGCATCAAGTGTGGAGGTATTAACATGAAGAAGATTGTCTACTTGGCTCTTGCTTCTGGAGCATTCTTTGCCTTTTCCTGTCAGCAGAAGCCTGCGGAACAGCCTGCACAGCAGGCACAGTCTCAAGGACAAGCACAACAGCCAGCACCTCAGGCAGAACAAAAGCCAACAGAACAACCTAAGGCGGAAGAAAAGCCTGCACAACAAGAGGCTCAAGCTCCAGCAGGACAGCAAGTAGCTCAAGTAAAGGACATGCAGGCTTTTGCCCAGCAGAAGGGCTGTTTTGCATGCCATGACATAAACAACAAGAAGGTGGGACCTGCCTTTAAGGAGGTTGCAAAAAGGTTTGCGGGACAGCCTAATATAGAAGAAGAGCTCGCTAAGAGGATAAAGAACGGTGGTGTGGGAACATGGGGTCAGGTGCCTATGCCTCCTCAGAATGTTACAGAGCAAGAAGCTAAGGACTTGGCTAAGTGGGTGCTTAGCTTGAAGTGAAGGAAATTCTCAGAGGTTTTATAGAGCTTCACTTTAAAAAACCTGTGGAGGTCTCTCAGTTTCATGTAAGGGACCTCCTTCTTCTTTCTCTTTTTCTTGACTACTTTGGGCTTGACAATCCTCTCGGTGTCTATGTACTTGACCTATATCCTCTAATGCTTCATGAGTTTCACATCTGGCATAGAAGTGTAGGTCTTGAAAGAGGAGGGCTTAACTTTCTACCGTGCTGTTGAAAAGGCTTGTATTCTTTGGAGGAAAGGGAGGCGTTGGTAAAAGCACTCTATCCTGTGGTGTAGCCCTTAGGCTCTCTAAGATAGACAAGACGATACTCCTTTCTGTTGACCCAGCCCACTCCCTGTCGGGCATACTGGGAGTGCCCGTGGGAAGCCACATAAAGCATGTCAAAGAGAGACTTTTTGCGGTGGAGCTGGATGCTCGGGTGCTGGTGGAGGAGTATGCCCAGAGGGTCCTTTCCGCCCTTGGCGAGCTCCTGCCCTCTGTAAGCTCTGGCATAAGGGAATACGCAAGGTATCTAAAAAGCTCTCCCACCGCTCAGGAAACTGCGGCTCTTGATAGGCTCTTAGACTACTGCCAAGAGTTTACTTATGTAGTGGTGGACTCTGCGCCCACTGGTCAGATGCTCAGATTTTTTGAAACCGCCCATATGGTAGAAGGATGGTATGGATTTCTCCATAAGGTTGCCAAAGAGAGACACAAGGTGGAGAGCTTTATGGGGAGGGAAGACAAACTCATAGGGTTTATACAAAACAGAAAGGAGAGGCTTGAGACACTGCTTCATGTGTTGAGGGAAAAAGCCCTTGTTTTTGCAGTTGCCAATGAGGAACCTCTCTCCCTGCAAGAAGCCAAAGAGATAAGGGAAAAGCTGAGGGACATGAAGGTTTACACTGTGATAAACCGTTGGCACAGTATGGAGTGCGATTGTATAAAAGTGCCAGAGACCGAAAGACCTTATGGCTTGGAAGCTTTGGAAGGGTTTAGGGTGGAAGAGATAGTGGAGTTTGTTCTTAGGTAAGTAAACCATTTCCTCAGCTCTATGCCAAGGAAGGTGAGTATGGGTAGGAGGACTACATAGGGTATATGCCTTGGTGAGAGGGCGACCGCATGGAAGTAATCCGCAAGCACGGTTATGGCAGATAGCTGGAGCACAGCTCCGAGGAAAATGCCAAGGTATACATAAGGGTTTAATTTTATATGCTCTATGGGATTTCTGAAGAAGGGTCTTTCGCTTACTTCCTGCACTCCAACCGCCCATTGGCTCACCACCGCCGAGGTAAAACTTATGGTAAGTGCCAACTCGTAAGGATAGTTTTTCAGAAGGTGTAGAAAAAGGAAGTAGTGCATAAGAGCCATCAAAAGCCCATTGTAAGCCAAGGTTATGAGCTGTTCTCTACCTATGAAAACCTTCATGGGGTTCTTGGGTTTTTCCCTCATGGGGTCACCCTCATACTTTGTAAAGGGATAGGCTTTGTCTTGGACGCCGTCGGTCACCAAGTTTATCCAGAGTATCTGCGTGGGATAAAGGGGCAGGGGCAAGCCAGTGATTATTGCCAGAGAGTTGTATAGAATCTGGAAGGAGTTGGCAGAGAGTAGATACCTTATAACCTTTGAGATGTTCTTGGCTATAAGCCTTCCTCTCTTTATGGCGTTGACTATTATGGCGAGGTTGTTGTCCACTATTACCATCTTGGCGGCGTCCTTTGCCGCCTGAGAGCCTGAACCCATAGCAATACCCAAATCTGCCACCCTCAAAGCCGGTGCGTCGTTGGCTCCGTCGCCGGTTACCGCCACTATTTCGCCCCTTGCCTGCAGGACTCTTACTATTCTGTATTTATCCTCTGGCGTAGCCCTTGCTACCACGCCTACTCGCCTAAGCACATTGTAAAGCTCATCGTCGCTGTATTTTTCAAGGTCCTTGCCCTCTATGGCTATGTCTTTGTCCTCATATATTCCCACCATGCTCCCTATGGCTTTGGCGGTCAGCAGGTTATCCCCCGTTATCATTATCACCCTTATGCCTGCCCTCTTTGCGGTCTCCACCGCCTCCTTTACCCCTTCTTTGGGCGGGTCCATAAAGCCCACAAGTCCCACCACCTCTATCTTCACTTCATCTACACTCTCTGGAACTTTGTCAAGCCTCGCATAACCGAAGGCGAGAACCCTCAGCCCTTTCTGTGCCAGCTTATCATGTGCCTGCCAAACCTCCGCAGGACAACCTTCTTTGCACATGCGGGCAAGGCTCTCTAACGCACCCTTCACATAAAAGTCAAAGCCAGAACCTCCAGAGACTATAACCGCCATGAGCCTTCTTTTTGTATCAAAGGGATGCTCCCATAGTCTTTCGTAGCCTTTTCTTAGTGCTTCCCAGTTTACCCTTTCCTCCTCAAGCCATTGCAGGAGTGCCACCTCAAGAGGGTCTCCCTTTAGTGCATCCGCATCGTTGCAAAGAGCGGAGCATAGAAAGAGCTTTCTTTTGTTATAAGCTACATATTCGCTGACCTTCAGCTTGCCGAGAGTTATAGTGCCTGTCTTGTCAGAGCATATGTAGGTGGCACTTCCAAGGGTTTCCACCGCTGGAAGGTATTTTACCAACACCTTTTCCCTTGATAGTCTAACCGCACCCACCACAAGGGCTATGGTGACCACTATGGGAAGTCCCTCTGGCACTGCAGAGACCAGCTGAGCTATGGCAAAAAACACTATGGTTTTTGCATCCCTCCCTTGGAATATTCCTATCGCCACCAGCAAAGACAGGAAGATGAGAAGTATAAGTATCCACCTCCTTCCAAAGCTACCCAGGGCTTTTGTGAGGGGGCTTTCTGGGGATTTTTCTTGTAGCCTCTGGGCTATTCTTCCAAGCTCCGTGTTCTTGCCTGTGGCAAATACTACTCCAAGTGCTTTTCCCCTTACCACAGTAGTTCCCTTATACAGACAGTTGCTCCGTGCGTGAAGGGGTGTATCTTCTGCAAGAACAGTCCCCGCCTCCTTTTCTACAGGCAGAGACTCACCAGTTAGCATGGCTTCGTCCACCATAAGCCCCGCACTCTCAATGAGCCTCATGTCCGCAGGGACCACATCCCCCTCGCCCAGAAGAACAAGGTCTCCCGGCACAAGTTCCATGCTGTCCACTTCTTTCTCTACACCATCCCTTATGACCTTAACCTTTAGAGCGGTAAGAGATTTGAGGGCCTCTATGGAGGCTATAGCCTTAAGCTCCTGATAGAAACCCAAAAGCCCGTTTGCGATCAAGATGCCATAGACCACTACCGCATCCTTTAGGTCTCCAAGAAAGAGGGCTATAAAGCCGGCCACAAAGAGTATAAGCACAAAGGGGCTCGTGAACTGTCTTACAAAAACCCTGAGCTTGCTCTCCTTTTCCTCCCTTAGCAGGTTATACCCGTAAAGGGTAAGCCGTCTTTCCACCTCCTTCTCGCTCAGCCCTTCAGGGCTTGTTTGTAGCTCCCTCAGGCTCTCCTCCGGATTCTTGTGGTGCATGCAAGAATTTTATGGTATAATCTTCTTACCATGCAAGAGCTAAGCCTAAGCCATGTATACTTTGGCATGCTTGCCATGGCGATTTCTATAGGTCTCATTTCTCTGGCAGGTAGGCCCTCTATCAAGCCTACAAAGTTCCAAGCCTTCTGGGAAGGGTATGTGCGTTTTGTCAGGAGCATGGTTCTTGAAAACATGGGGCATGAAGGACTAAGGTATGTTCCTCTCATAGCTAGCATAGGGCTATTTGTGTTCTTTTCCAACCTCCTTGGCATGGTCCCTGGGCTTGAGGCTCCAACGGGTAATGTAAACACAAACCTAGCATTGGCTCTTATAGTCTTTCTTCTATACAACATAGAAGGCTTTAGACTGCACGGTGTAGGATACCTAAAGCACTTTGCTGGTCCAAACCCCTACCTTGCACCTGTTTTCTTCCTGATAGAAGTAATTCCCCATCTGGCCAGACCCATAACCCTTACGCTGAGGCTTTTTGCCAATATGAAGGGCGGTGCACTACTGTTGGTAGTCCTTGTTGGTCTTGTAGTTCAGAACCCATTCACTATGGTTGTTTCTCCTGTATTTTTGCTCTTCATAATAGCCATAAAGTTTCTTGCGGTCTTTATACAGTCTTATATATTCATGATATTGTCTGTTGTTTACCTTGCGGGTGCGGTATCCCATGAAGAACACTGAAAATAAATCAAAGGAGGTTGGACTATGAAAATCAAAATCATGACAGCTCTGACACTGCTTGCCCCTGCTCTGGCTATAGCAGCAGAGCCCGGACAGGGGGAGACACTAAAGCAGGGGCTTATGTTCCTTGGTGCAGGTCTTGCCATAGGTCTCGCAGCTTTGGGAACTGGCGTTGGTATGGGACACGCTATAAGAGGCACTCAGGAAGGGGTGGCAAGGAATCCTACCGTTGGAGGTAGGCTCCAAACCATAATGTTCATAGGCCTTGCCTTTATAGAAACCCTCGCTCTCTACGCCCTACTTATAGCTATAATACTACTCTTTGTGAAGTGATGGGGGTGCTTCCCCCTTCTTTTATGACTTTGGAGGTTTAGGATGGCGACGCAAAGAAACATAACGCGGATATCAAACCTTAGACGCAAACGCAAAAGCGGTTTTCTTGCCAGAATGGAGACCAAAAGCGGAAGGGCTATCATCAAAAGGAGAAGGCAGAAGGGAAGGAAAAGGTTGACGCCTTGAAGAAGATAGTTATTGGGTTCTTAAGATTTTGGCAGGTGTTTATTTCACCTCTCTATCCTCCCAGCTGTAGGTATTACCCCACCTGCTCTAACTATGCCATAATGGCAGTGGAAAAGCATGGAATCCTAAGGGGTATGCTAAAAGCCATTTGGAGAGTTTTAAGGTGCAATCCCTTCTCTAAGGGCGGAGTGGACTATCCCTGATGGAGAGAAAGGATTTAGACCTAAGAGGACTGCTCATCATCTTCGTGGTAATGACCCTATTCCTTTTTGGTTATCAGGCTTATCTTATCCTTTTTTCCCCTCAGCCTGAGCCACAAACACAAGAAAAGCCAGAAGAAAAGCCTCAAAATGTCCCATCCTTGCTACTTGGAACGAAAAGGGAAACCCAAAAACCAACCTCTCTTAAGACCCTTGACTTTGATAAGTTTGCCCTTACGCTTTCAGTAGAGGGTGCACGTATTGTCAGCCTTGTGGACAAGAGATATGGAAAGGAGCTTATAACAGAGGAAGAGAAAAGGCTGGGTATATATCCTCTTGAGGTCTTCACAGGCGAGCCAGAGCTTGACCTTGTGCTAAATTTATCTCCGTATGATATAACCTTAGAGGGCAACAGGATAGTAGCTACCTTGAGTGCGAAGGGCTTTGAGCTCAGAAAAATTCTTGAATACAAAGGTGATTACTTTACCCTTAAGCTGGAAAGCAAGGGGCTACCGCCTCTTTTTGTAAACGCAGGCATGCAAGTAAGGGAAGATGACTTCTTTACCCATTCAGGTCCCGTGCTAAAAATAGGCGACAAGGTGCAAAGGCTTG from Hydrogenobacter sp. T-8 includes these protein-coding regions:
- a CDS encoding ArsA family ATPase; translation: MLLKRLVFFGGKGGVGKSTLSCGVALRLSKIDKTILLSVDPAHSLSGILGVPVGSHIKHVKERLFAVELDARVLVEEYAQRVLSALGELLPSVSSGIREYARYLKSSPTAQETAALDRLLDYCQEFTYVVVDSAPTGQMLRFFETAHMVEGWYGFLHKVAKERHKVESFMGREDKLIGFIQNRKERLETLLHVLREKALVFAVANEEPLSLQEAKEIREKLRDMKVYTVINRWHSMECDCIKVPETERPYGLEALEGFRVEEIVEFVLR
- a CDS encoding cation-translocating P-type ATPase; this translates as MHHKNPEESLRELQTSPEGLSEKEVERRLTLYGYNLLREEKESKLRVFVRQFTSPFVLILFVAGFIALFLGDLKDAVVVYGILIANGLLGFYQELKAIASIEALKSLTALKVKVIRDGVEKEVDSMELVPGDLVLLGEGDVVPADMRLIESAGLMVDEAMLTGESLPVEKEAGTVLAEDTPLHARSNCLYKGTTVVRGKALGVVFATGKNTELGRIAQRLQEKSPESPLTKALGSFGRRWILILLIFLSLLVAIGIFQGRDAKTIVFFAIAQLVSAVPEGLPIVVTIALVVGAVRLSREKVLVKYLPAVETLGSATYICSDKTGTITLGKLKVSEYVAYNKRKLFLCSALCNDADALKGDPLEVALLQWLEEERVNWEALRKGYERLWEHPFDTKRRLMAVIVSGGSGFDFYVKGALESLARMCKEGCPAEVWQAHDKLAQKGLRVLAFGYARLDKVPESVDEVKIEVVGLVGFMDPPKEGVKEAVETAKRAGIRVIMITGDNLLTAKAIGSMVGIYEDKDIAIEGKDLEKYSDDELYNVLRRVGVVARATPEDKYRIVRVLQARGEIVAVTGDGANDAPALRVADLGIAMGSGSQAAKDAAKMVIVDNNLAIIVNAIKRGRLIAKNISKVIRYLLSANSFQILYNSLAIITGLPLPLYPTQILWINLVTDGVQDKAYPFTKYEGDPMREKPKNPMKVFIGREQLITLAYNGLLMALMHYFLFLHLLKNYPYELALTISFTSAVVSQWAVGVQEVSERPFFRNPIEHIKLNPYVYLGIFLGAVLQLSAITVLADYFHAVALSPRHIPYVVLLPILTFLGIELRKWFTYLRTNSTISSTLNPSKASKP
- the atpB gene encoding F0F1 ATP synthase subunit A, with the protein product MQELSLSHVYFGMLAMAISIGLISLAGRPSIKPTKFQAFWEGYVRFVRSMVLENMGHEGLRYVPLIASIGLFVFFSNLLGMVPGLEAPTGNVNTNLALALIVFLLYNIEGFRLHGVGYLKHFAGPNPYLAPVFFLIEVIPHLARPITLTLRLFANMKGGALLLVVLVGLVVQNPFTMVVSPVFLLFIIAIKFLAVFIQSYIFMILSVVYLAGAVSHEEH
- the atpE gene encoding ATP synthase F0 subunit C is translated as MKIKIMTALTLLAPALAIAAEPGQGETLKQGLMFLGAGLAIGLAALGTGVGMGHAIRGTQEGVARNPTVGGRLQTIMFIGLAFIETLALYALLIAIILLFVK
- the rpmH gene encoding 50S ribosomal protein L34, translated to MATQRNITRISNLRRKRKSGFLARMETKSGRAIIKRRRQKGRKRLTP
- the yidD gene encoding membrane protein insertion efficiency factor YidD translates to MKKIVIGFLRFWQVFISPLYPPSCRYYPTCSNYAIMAVEKHGILRGMLKAIWRVLRCNPFSKGGVDYP